A single genomic interval of Aureliella helgolandensis harbors:
- a CDS encoding head-tail connector protein gives MDRYRYGLRKTVYACEDVVTLDQARRNCSVDEDDHDETLADLIHQARDYVEERTNCSLTTTTWEMAIDAFPRAKWLSLPRWPLQSVESIAYTAADGSEATIAADQLAVRIDEHGRGRVALKKWAEWPATESTPDAVRITFKAGWTEPLAVPRQWTRAILMLISWWFEQREAAVLGSATTVPLGVDALIDSASTADDFEDFDLCE, from the coding sequence ATGGATCGCTACCGATACGGACTACGGAAAACCGTCTACGCTTGCGAAGACGTTGTCACGCTGGACCAAGCCCGCCGCAATTGCTCAGTCGATGAAGACGACCACGACGAAACGCTCGCGGACCTAATCCACCAGGCACGCGACTACGTCGAGGAGCGGACCAATTGCAGCCTGACCACCACAACTTGGGAAATGGCAATAGATGCCTTCCCCCGCGCTAAGTGGCTCAGTCTTCCGCGGTGGCCCCTCCAATCCGTCGAGTCGATCGCCTACACCGCCGCCGACGGATCGGAAGCGACGATCGCCGCCGACCAACTAGCCGTCCGAATCGACGAACACGGCCGCGGACGCGTAGCCCTGAAAAAATGGGCGGAGTGGCCCGCGACAGAGTCGACGCCCGACGCCGTACGCATCACGTTCAAAGCAGGCTGGACCGAACCGCTAGCCGTTCCACGGCAGTGGACCCGAGCAATTTTGATGCTCATTAGTTGGTGGTTTGAGCAACGCGAGGCGGCCGTTCTCGGATCGGCTACCACCGTTCCCCTAGGAGTCGACGCGTTGATTGATTCAGCATCAACCGCGGACGACTTCGAAGACTTCGACCTCTGCGAGTAA
- a CDS encoding phage tail tube protein — protein MPRRRLGNKPVLTLDGTDIACLLNFTPPERSREEVDVTCLEDDAEEYLDADPPNEGILKFEAAWEPGDTNSELLDALFDEVDPDDREGAFTIKWSMFTPLVTDAFSGRILKLSPAQVEKKTLIKRSVEIRLTTKVTRTVAT, from the coding sequence ATGCCACGCAGAAGACTAGGAAACAAGCCCGTCCTAACGCTAGACGGAACCGACATCGCATGCCTACTGAACTTCACACCGCCCGAACGCTCGCGCGAGGAAGTCGACGTCACATGCTTGGAGGATGACGCGGAAGAGTACCTCGACGCCGACCCACCCAACGAAGGAATTCTAAAGTTTGAAGCGGCCTGGGAACCAGGCGACACGAATAGCGAGCTCCTTGACGCCCTCTTCGACGAGGTAGACCCCGACGACCGCGAGGGCGCCTTCACCATCAAGTGGAGCATGTTCACCCCGCTAGTAACCGACGCGTTTAGCGGCCGGATTCTAAAGCTATCGCCCGCTCAGGTGGAAAAGAAAACCTTGATTAAGCGATCCGTCGAAATTCGGCTGACCACGAAAGTAACCCGAACCGTCGCGACCTAA
- a CDS encoding phage portal protein, translated as MADLHQLANQMIVMADTSSADTRASDSLENPANPINAETLAALDFSTVGTNAGEKVTKRSALSIPAVYQAVSMISGDVAKLPMGTWRRLASGGRTLDRKHHAFRYVNLVGRPNEEVNAFKFWRRLMVSALLWNNGYAWIDKNGRGEVLGLYNLLPDRTTPYRHRGKLRFMTEVAGRLVSLEADEVFHIEGLSLDGLHGEDLVGLFRETFGQALAKSKFKSKFFANGMMAGGVLAVPPGAKPTTVTKLQGAIKEKFSNTDNAFKTLVLRDGYKWFSTQVDPQKAQLTESEEQDARQVARMFNLKAGRLSVEGATSYNADEMAIRDYHDGTLSHWLIGLRCEANAKLRTPEEIDADEVFLDYNINALMWADAKTRSDIANTGIQHGRWSPNETRDWENLNPYEGGDIHYRPLNLEPIDGKPTEEDARQAAAEKLARGAIDRANNRLGIKLQRAKTPEARAAIWTDEEPTIREMIGPACEVLELDIESQLEQLGELTK; from the coding sequence ATGGCAGACCTACACCAACTAGCGAACCAAATGATTGTCATGGCGGACACGTCGAGCGCCGACACTCGCGCGAGCGATTCGCTAGAAAATCCCGCCAACCCTATCAACGCCGAGACGCTCGCGGCGCTAGACTTCTCAACCGTCGGCACCAATGCCGGCGAGAAAGTGACCAAGCGTTCCGCCCTATCAATTCCGGCCGTTTATCAAGCGGTCTCGATGATATCGGGCGACGTTGCCAAGCTCCCCATGGGGACCTGGCGGCGACTTGCCAGCGGAGGCCGAACGCTGGACCGCAAGCACCACGCGTTCCGATATGTGAACCTAGTAGGACGCCCAAACGAAGAGGTGAACGCGTTCAAGTTTTGGCGCCGGTTGATGGTATCGGCGCTACTTTGGAACAATGGCTACGCATGGATCGACAAGAACGGCCGCGGCGAAGTGCTAGGACTTTATAACCTTTTGCCCGACCGAACAACGCCGTACCGACACCGGGGGAAGCTGCGGTTCATGACCGAAGTTGCCGGGCGGCTTGTATCGTTGGAAGCCGACGAAGTCTTCCATATCGAAGGCCTCAGCCTGGACGGGTTGCACGGAGAGGACCTGGTCGGCCTATTCCGTGAAACATTCGGCCAGGCATTGGCAAAATCGAAGTTCAAGAGCAAATTTTTTGCCAACGGTATGATGGCCGGCGGAGTGCTCGCGGTTCCACCCGGCGCCAAGCCTACGACCGTAACCAAGTTACAAGGCGCGATCAAAGAGAAGTTTTCGAACACCGACAACGCCTTCAAAACGCTAGTCCTTCGCGACGGCTACAAGTGGTTCTCCACACAGGTGGATCCACAGAAAGCCCAACTAACCGAATCGGAGGAACAAGACGCCCGCCAGGTGGCCCGCATGTTCAACTTGAAAGCCGGCCGGCTATCGGTTGAAGGTGCCACGAGCTACAACGCCGACGAAATGGCAATCCGCGACTACCACGACGGAACGCTCAGCCACTGGCTGATCGGCTTACGATGCGAAGCCAACGCGAAGCTACGCACGCCGGAGGAAATCGACGCCGACGAAGTCTTCCTGGACTACAACATCAACGCGCTAATGTGGGCGGACGCCAAGACACGAAGCGACATTGCAAACACGGGGATTCAGCACGGCCGATGGAGCCCCAACGAGACGCGCGACTGGGAGAACCTCAACCCGTACGAAGGCGGCGACATCCACTACCGACCGCTCAACCTAGAACCGATCGACGGCAAGCCGACCGAAGAGGACGCACGCCAGGCCGCCGCCGAGAAACTAGCCCGCGGAGCGATCGACCGAGCCAACAACCGCCTGGGCATCAAGCTACAACGAGCCAAGACGCCCGAGGCACGCGCGGCAATCTGGACCGATGAAGAACCAACCATTCGCGAAATGATCGGCCCCGCCTGCGAAGTGCTCGAGCTAGATATTGAAAGCCAGCTCGAGCAGCTCGGAGAGTTGACCAAATAG
- a CDS encoding ERV1/ALR-related protein produces the protein MIKCDGCGHVVRSNVLPLVCHCGTRTNRLADGSTNKASSSYWGKLHRYRGNSLAWVLRWLEAYNGCPTCKADFRRYMQRNPPDTRTEKTLFMWGVDAHNWVNQKLGRAIFTYTEARRLYRSTSSAAAELPTYDQATGRALAEPVDVVIPFHAGDALFAAEAIESILAQRRVFPIIHVIADQCDIPAEVLRIAQTQPEVRLYRTPRRMGPYRIANSIARHEAESDFLAIQDADDISTPDRLSKQLATLLGSEYAQTSGAMRNFTDEQTPHLIDRRRYEETILPGVRFHHVPGGRSVNSVRTINRRAFEQLNGFADEICSMDFDLDNRISLAGMLSHWASDVVGMRRLHSQSLTNGPEYSANTRARRAANALCVRNLTAMQKRPTIAQAAELGALSQAEQLPRTN, from the coding sequence TTGATTAAATGCGACGGATGCGGACACGTTGTCCGCTCAAACGTCCTCCCGCTGGTTTGCCACTGCGGAACACGGACCAACAGGCTAGCCGATGGCAGCACGAACAAAGCCAGCTCGAGCTATTGGGGCAAGTTGCACCGATACCGAGGAAACAGCCTGGCCTGGGTGCTGCGATGGCTCGAAGCATACAACGGTTGCCCGACTTGCAAGGCCGACTTTCGGCGCTACATGCAACGGAACCCGCCCGACACACGCACGGAAAAGACGCTGTTTATGTGGGGAGTCGACGCGCACAACTGGGTCAACCAAAAGCTAGGCCGCGCAATCTTCACCTATACCGAAGCCCGCCGGCTATACCGCTCAACATCGAGCGCCGCGGCCGAGCTTCCAACGTACGACCAGGCCACCGGCCGAGCACTAGCCGAACCCGTCGACGTTGTAATCCCGTTCCATGCCGGCGACGCCCTATTCGCAGCGGAGGCGATCGAGTCGATTCTCGCACAGCGCCGAGTCTTCCCAATTATCCACGTAATCGCCGATCAATGCGACATTCCCGCGGAGGTGCTACGCATAGCACAGACGCAACCCGAGGTGAGACTATACCGCACACCCCGACGAATGGGACCGTATCGCATAGCCAACAGCATCGCCCGCCACGAAGCCGAAAGCGATTTTCTAGCGATTCAAGACGCCGACGACATCAGCACGCCCGACCGGCTTTCCAAGCAGCTAGCCACGCTACTTGGCAGCGAATACGCCCAGACTTCCGGCGCAATGCGAAACTTTACCGACGAACAAACCCCGCACTTGATCGACCGGCGGCGCTATGAAGAAACCATCCTCCCGGGCGTAAGGTTCCACCACGTACCCGGCGGCCGTTCGGTCAACTCAGTACGGACCATAAATCGCCGCGCGTTCGAACAGCTAAACGGTTTTGCGGACGAAATCTGCTCGATGGATTTTGACCTCGACAACCGAATATCCCTGGCGGGGATGCTCAGCCATTGGGCTAGCGACGTTGTCGGCATGCGACGCCTACACAGCCAGAGCCTGACCAATGGCCCCGAATATTCGGCCAACACCAGAGCCAGGCGCGCCGCAAATGCCCTTTGCGTACGCAATCTAACCGCGATGCAAAAGCGGCCAACCATCGCCCAGGCGGCCGAGCTCGGCGCCCTCAGCCAGGCCGAGCAATTGCCCCGCACAAACTAA
- a CDS encoding phage major capsid protein — MTKKPADIQELRKNKKEFGAELRKQISEYQERRKDGKEAWPGETRAAYDELNKRYEENEKALIEASNDDEIAKRMESLREDEEQSRRTKDRPGLDDKLPGEERSYGDAGFDRDSASEYAQRQRDKKLAFRSWLAVGMLSKNPQIVSDEMRAACQRNGFDPMQANIEIPLLSTEQHRAVQLEAYSMTREQRQAFAHSGEMRALSKYTAAKGAELVPQSFVTMLEMAMLAHGDFLNYVDTLTTQTGEATHWPIVDDTANEGAWVAVESEDTQIIGTPDPTFARLTWDAHELHSKWIKVPMALNEDSLFNMEMILAMVMGERLGRSINRSATTGNGTKQCKGITLDAPTGHTTAAAAAIALDDIIALEHSVDPAYRDESQYMFHDNILKYLRLLKDLEGRQLWQQSMRDGQPDKLNNKPYAYNQHMANAVASTNITAIFGRLSDYKLRRVKNVRVVRANERFVENLQIGFLGYVRVDGKLMRPTADAQTAVKKMVQKT; from the coding sequence ATGACCAAGAAGCCGGCCGACATTCAAGAGCTACGCAAAAACAAGAAGGAATTCGGCGCCGAACTGCGAAAGCAGATCAGCGAGTACCAGGAACGCCGCAAAGATGGCAAAGAAGCCTGGCCAGGTGAAACCCGCGCCGCCTACGACGAGCTCAACAAACGCTACGAAGAGAACGAAAAGGCGCTAATCGAAGCGAGCAACGACGACGAAATCGCCAAGCGCATGGAATCCCTGCGCGAAGACGAAGAACAGAGCCGACGCACCAAGGACCGCCCAGGACTGGACGACAAGTTGCCAGGCGAGGAAAGAAGCTACGGCGACGCCGGCTTCGACCGCGACAGCGCCAGCGAGTACGCCCAACGCCAGAGGGACAAGAAGCTCGCCTTCCGCAGTTGGCTAGCCGTCGGCATGCTTTCGAAAAACCCGCAAATCGTCTCAGACGAAATGCGCGCCGCCTGCCAGCGTAACGGCTTCGACCCAATGCAGGCCAATATCGAAATTCCCCTCCTGTCGACCGAGCAACACCGCGCGGTTCAGCTTGAGGCCTATTCGATGACTCGCGAACAGCGCCAAGCGTTCGCCCACAGCGGCGAAATGCGAGCCCTGTCGAAGTACACCGCCGCGAAAGGCGCCGAATTGGTGCCGCAGAGCTTCGTTACCATGCTCGAAATGGCGATGCTCGCGCACGGCGACTTCCTGAACTACGTCGACACGCTCACGACTCAGACCGGAGAAGCTACCCATTGGCCGATCGTCGACGACACCGCCAACGAAGGAGCCTGGGTTGCAGTCGAAAGCGAGGACACGCAAATTATCGGCACCCCCGACCCGACATTCGCACGCCTCACATGGGACGCCCACGAGCTGCATAGCAAGTGGATCAAGGTTCCTATGGCGCTCAACGAAGATTCGCTTTTCAATATGGAAATGATTCTCGCCATGGTGATGGGAGAACGCCTCGGCCGTTCCATCAACCGCTCGGCGACGACCGGAAACGGAACCAAGCAGTGTAAGGGTATCACCCTGGACGCCCCGACGGGACACACGACCGCAGCCGCGGCCGCCATTGCCCTGGACGACATCATCGCCTTGGAACACTCGGTGGACCCAGCCTACCGCGACGAGTCGCAATATATGTTCCACGACAACATTCTCAAATATTTGCGATTGTTGAAGGACTTGGAAGGCCGCCAATTGTGGCAGCAGAGCATGCGGGACGGACAGCCCGATAAGCTCAATAACAAGCCCTACGCGTACAACCAACACATGGCCAACGCCGTAGCCTCTACCAACATCACCGCGATATTCGGACGCCTCAGCGACTACAAGTTGCGACGGGTGAAAAATGTTCGAGTGGTTCGAGCCAACGAACGCTTTGTGGAAAACCTCCAAATCGGTTTCCTTGGATACGTCCGAGTCGACGGTAAGTTGATGCGACCAACGGCAGACGCCCAAACGGCCGTCAAGAAGATGGTGCAGAAGACCTAA
- a CDS encoding phage head closure protein — protein sequence MAPVRQQSRFRHRVGFQSRDETLDDLGRAKRGADDWTTYARRWAEVKELSGREAERAKQIAADASIAVAIRWFPNVKPTDRLTFRGRVLEIKAILDPDSTQRELTILCGEDR from the coding sequence ATGGCACCCGTTCGCCAGCAATCCCGATTTAGGCACCGCGTAGGCTTCCAGAGCCGAGACGAAACGCTCGACGACCTAGGACGCGCCAAACGCGGCGCCGATGATTGGACCACCTATGCGAGACGTTGGGCGGAAGTGAAGGAGCTCAGCGGCCGCGAAGCCGAGCGAGCCAAGCAAATCGCCGCCGACGCTTCCATTGCGGTGGCGATTCGATGGTTCCCAAATGTGAAGCCAACCGACCGGCTAACCTTCCGCGGCCGAGTTCTCGAAATCAAAGCTATTTTGGATCCAGATAGCACTCAGCGCGAATTGACGATCCTTTGCGGAGAAGACCGCTAG
- a CDS encoding HK97 family phage prohead protease, translating to MHQRSNAQAEVRQLRSSLAGVKREKRADGTPAPIKGLAAVYYREDDPGTEYWLWSDMVERIHPGAFDRAIKEQHDARALYNHDPAAILGRVSAGTCRLALTEQGLAYEIDADPNDPDHQRVGSKLDRGDVTGSSFAFITRKVVWEEVKTDEGQWLYIRNVHDLDLFDVGPVTWPAYEATAAGRSTRSDGQAPQAGDADPMRAELLRERDKQLRAADDADLEMRARLLELES from the coding sequence ATGCACCAACGAAGCAACGCCCAGGCCGAAGTTCGACAACTGCGCAGCAGCCTAGCCGGAGTGAAACGCGAAAAGCGAGCCGACGGCACCCCCGCACCAATCAAAGGTCTAGCGGCCGTCTACTACCGAGAAGACGACCCCGGCACGGAATACTGGCTGTGGTCTGATATGGTCGAACGCATCCACCCGGGCGCATTCGACCGAGCAATCAAAGAACAGCACGACGCCCGCGCGTTGTACAACCACGACCCGGCCGCGATTCTCGGCCGAGTAAGCGCCGGAACTTGTCGTCTCGCGTTGACAGAGCAGGGGCTAGCGTACGAAATCGACGCCGACCCCAACGACCCCGACCACCAGCGAGTTGGATCCAAATTAGACCGCGGAGACGTTACTGGCTCCAGCTTTGCATTCATCACGCGGAAAGTGGTCTGGGAGGAAGTGAAGACCGACGAGGGGCAATGGCTGTACATCCGCAACGTCCACGACCTTGACCTCTTCGACGTTGGCCCCGTCACATGGCCAGCCTACGAAGCGACCGCCGCCGGCCGTTCGACCCGATCCGATGGCCAGGCACCACAAGCCGGCGACGCCGACCCGATGCGCGCCGAGCTCCTACGCGAACGCGACAAGCAACTACGCGCCGCCGACGATGCAGACCTGGAGATGCGCGCGAGACTCTTGGAGCTCGAAAGCTAA
- a CDS encoding DUF3168 domain-containing protein, producing the protein MAYFAIPKLLRQTLLANPTLATALAGRLHYQEIPQTSNFPHVWYTRSGRDKETDIANEETLRIERYTFEIASDQDAETTVGQIIETLEAFEGEAGDELVQLVEVEDADDDYIFQSIGEELPSYLHALQVAVFVLPL; encoded by the coding sequence ATGGCCTACTTCGCAATCCCGAAACTACTACGCCAAACACTCCTGGCCAATCCGACGCTGGCGACCGCCCTAGCCGGCCGGTTGCACTACCAGGAAATACCGCAAACGTCCAACTTCCCGCACGTATGGTACACCCGCAGCGGACGCGACAAAGAGACCGACATAGCGAACGAAGAGACGCTACGAATTGAGCGCTACACGTTCGAAATTGCCAGCGACCAAGACGCCGAAACGACCGTCGGCCAAATAATCGAAACGCTCGAAGCCTTCGAAGGCGAGGCCGGCGACGAACTAGTGCAGCTAGTCGAAGTAGAAGACGCCGACGACGACTACATCTTCCAGTCAATCGGCGAAGAATTGCCGAGCTACCTACACGCCCTGCAAGTGGCCGTATTCGTCCTACCACTCTAA